A genomic region of Trifolium pratense cultivar HEN17-A07 linkage group LG3, ARS_RC_1.1, whole genome shotgun sequence contains the following coding sequences:
- the LOC123916472 gene encoding pentatricopeptide repeat-containing protein At5g27460 encodes MANHSLNAGIRRYEIFRSSISFVLGARNLRTHADYRSSDFSDKQNLKSRIAGFKPSNRNPLPVLQNWVDQGNKLSPSELRRISRTLIKSKRYNHAFEVLNWMENQQEFRINPADHALKLELIIKNYGLMEAEEYFMSIPDSPGKKSAYLPLLRGYVRDRDTGKAETFMAKLYDLGLVVNPHPYNEMMKLYLATCEYRKVPLVIQQMKRNKVPCNVLSYNLWMNACDEGERYGVAAVETVFREMQNDENVEVGWSSLATLANVYMKAGQSEKAVLVLKNAEEKLSTCNRLGYFFIITLYTSLKQKEGVLRLWEASKAVGGRISCANYICILTSLVKLGDMAQAKRIFREWESNCQKYDIRVSNVLLGAYVRNGLIEEAESLHLHTLQKGGCPNYKTCEILIEGYVNRQKMDEAIIAMKRALAMLKDCHWRPPQRIVLTIAEYLEKCGNFEYANEYITDIHNLGLGSLSLYKILLRMHLSAHKPPLHVLQMIKKDKIEMDSETFSLLKAFAGLKCLEVKQ; translated from the exons ATGGCAAATCACTCTCTGAACGCCGGAATACGACGGTACGAAATCTTCCGCAGCAGCATCAGTTTTGTTTTGGGCGCACGAAATCTTCGGACCCACGCAGATTATCGCTCTTCAGATTTTTCAGACAAACAGAACCTGAAGAGCCGAATTGCGGGATTCAAACCTTCAAATCGGAATCCATTGCCGGTGCTTCAAAATTGGGTCGACCAAGGCAACAAACTTTCACCATCGGAACTGAGGCGCATCTCGAGAACCCTAATCAAATCCAAGCGCTACAACCACGCATTTGAG GTATTGAACTGGATGGAAAACCAACAAGAGTTCCGTATAAACCCAGCTGATCATGCTTTGAAATTGGAGTTAATCATTAAAAATTATGGGCTAATGGAAGCTGAAGAATATTTTATGAGTATACCTGACTCACCTGGAAAGAAATCTGCCTATCTCCCACTTCTACGTGGCTACGTAAGAGATAGGGACACCGGTAAAGCTGAGACTTTCATGGCGAAGCTCTATGATCTGGGGCTAGTGGTGAACCCTCACCCTTATAATGAGATGATGAAACTATATCTTGCCACATGTGAGTACCGGAAGGTACCCCTAGTTATCCAAcaaatgaaaagaaataaaGTACCCTGCAATGTTCTGTCCTACAACCTTTGGATGAATGCTTGTGATGAGGGAGAACGTTATGGGGTTGCAGCAGTGGAAACAGTTTTTAGAGAAATGCAAAATGATGAGAATGTTGAGGTGGGATGGAGCAGTCTTGCTACTTTAGCCAATGTTTATATGAAAGCAGGACAATCTGAGAAAGCCGTTCTAGTTCTCAAAAATGCTGAAGAGAAACTATCTACCTGTAACCGTCTTGGTTACTTCTTCATCATAACACTATATACCTCTTTGAAACAAAAAGAGGGAGTCTTACGGTTGTGGGAAGCCAGTAAAGCTGTTGGTGGAAGAATCAGTTGTGCCAACTACATTTGCATACTAACAAGCTTGGTGAAGCTTGGGGACATGGCACAAGCCAAGAGAATCTTCAGAGAATGGGAATCTAATTGTCAAAAATATGATATCAGAGTCTCTAATGTTCTTTTAGGTGCATATGTGCGGAATGGATTAATTGAAGAAGCTGAATCATTACATCTCCACACATTGCAGAAGGGTGGCTGTCCAAACTACAAGACATGCGAAATTCTTATCGAAGGATATGTCAATAGGCAAAAGATGGATGAAGCTATTATTGCCATGAAAAGAGCTTTGGCTATGTTGAAAGACTGTCATTGGAGGCCGCCACAAAGAATTGTGTTAACCATAGCTGAATATTTGGAGAAATGTGGGAATTTTGAATATGCAAATGAGTACATCACAGATATTCATAATTTAGGTCTTGGAAGTTTATCATTGTATAAAATATTGCTTAGAATGCACCTTTCTGCTCACAAACCACCTCTCCATGTCCTTCAAATGATCAAGAAAGACAAAATTGAGATGGATAGTGAGACGTTTTCCCTTCTTAAAGCTTTCGCCGG GCTGAAGTGTTTGGAGGTGAAGCAGTAA
- the LOC123916473 gene encoding purine permease 1-like → MAEAKEEKTERKMKKILLIINCLILALGNSGGPLIMRLYFIHGGKRVWLSSFLETAGFPLMLLPLTVSYIKRRRINHRPPPSTTTVITTEKLNIISMKPPLFFAAAFIGILTGLDDYLYAFGVARLPISTSALIIASQLGFTAVFAFILVKQKFTAFSVNAVVLLTVGAGVLAMHTSGDRPAGVSVRQYVIGFLTTVAAAALYGFVLPLIELVYKKTKQPLTYSLVMEIQFVMCLFATLFCAVGMIVNNDFKVIPREARNFGLGETTYYVVLVVSAIMWQAFFLGAIGVIFCASSLFSGILIAVLLPLTEVLAVIFYKESFNAEKVVSLVLSLWGFVSYFYGEIKQAKKQKKKSVLETELGQTIDVVSAP, encoded by the exons atggcagaagcaaaagaagaaaaaacagagagaaaaatgaagaaaattcttCTCATAATTAATTGCTTAATCTTAGCCTTAGGAAACTCCGGTGGTCCCCTCATAATGCGTCTTTACTTCATCCATGGCGGTAAGCGCGTCTGGCTTTCCAGTTTCCTCGAAACCGCCGGTTTCCCCTTAATGCTCCTCCCTCTAACTGTCTCATACATCAAACGCCGCCGTATCAACCACCGTCCACCACCGTCAACTACCACCGTAATCACcactgaaaaattaaatataatatccATGAAACCTCCTCTATTCTTCGCAGCAGCTTTCATCGGAATCCTCACCGGTCTGGACGATTATCTCTATGCATTCGGCGTTGCTCGGCTTCCGATTTCCACTTCGGCTTTAATAATCGCTTCTCAGCTTGGTTTTACGGCAGTTTTTGCTTTTATTCTTGTGAAACAGAAATTTACAGCTTTTTCTGTAAACGCTGTCGTTTTGCTTACAGTTGGAGCTGGTGTTTTGGCCATGCATACGAGTGGTGATCGACCTGCTGGTGTTTCTGTTAGACAATATGTTATTGGTTTTCTTACTActgttgctgctgctgcattATATGGATTCGTTTTGCCTTTGATTGAGTTGGTTTATAAGAAAACCAAACAGCCCCTAACTTATTCTCTTGTCATGGAAATTCAGTTTGTTATGTGTTTATTTGCTACTCTCTTTTGCGCTGTTGGCATGATCGTAAACAACGACTTTAAG GTGATACCCAGGGAAGCAAGGAATTTTGGTCTTGGAGAAACAACATACTATGTGGTGTTGGTGGTGAGTGCAATAATGTGGCAAGCATTTTTTTTGGGAGCAATTGGGGTTATTTTTTGTGCTTCCTCGTTATTTTCCGGTATTTTGATTGCTGTGTTGTTGCCACTAACGGAAGTATTAGCAGTTATTTTCTATAAAGAAAGTTTCAATGCTGAGAAAGTGGTGTCTCTTGTACTTTCACTGTGGGGGTTTGTGTCTTATTTTTATGGTGAGATTAAACAAGCTaagaaacagaagaagaaaAGTGTTTTAGAAACAGAATTGGGTCAAACTATTGATGTAGTATCTGCTCCTTGA